The stretch of DNA GCGTCCTGGTCATCAAGCTCGCCGACCGCCTGCACAACATGCGCACCATGCGTTACCTCAAGCGCGAGAAGCAGGAGAAGAAGGCCCGCGAGACGCTCGAGATCTACGCTCCGCTCGCCCACCGGCTGGGCATGAACACCATCAAGTGGGAGCTGGAGGACCTCGCCTTCGCGATCCTCTACCCCAAGATGTACGACGAGATCGTCCGCCTCGTCGCCGAGCGCGCCCCCAAGCGGGACGAGTACCTCGCCATCGTGACCGACGAGGTCCAGGCCGACCTGCGCGCCGCGCGCATCAAGGCGACCGTCACCGGCCGGCCCAAGCACTACTACAGCGTCTACCAGAAGATGATCGTCCGCGGCCGTGACTTCGCGGAGATCTACGACCTGGTGGGCATCCGCGTCCTGGTCGACACGGTCCGCGACTGCTACGCCGCTCTCGGCACCGTGCACGCGCGATGGAACCCGGTACCCGGCCGGTTCAAGGACTACATCGCGATGCCCAAGTTCAACATGTACCAGTCGCTGCACACGACGGTCATCGGCCCCAACGGCAAGCCGGTCGAGCTGCAGATCCGCACCTTCGACATGCACCGCCGCGCCGAGTACGGCATCGCCGCGCACTGGAAGTACAAGCAGGAGGCCGTCGCCGGCGCCTCCAAGGTCCGTACCGACGCGCCGAAGCCCGCCGGCAAGGCCGGCAAGGACGCGGGCGCCATCAACGACATGGCGTGGCTGCGGCAGTTGCTGGACTGGCAGAAGGAGACCGAGGACCCCGGCGAGTTCCTGGAGTCGCTGCGCTTCGACCTGTCCCGCAACGAGGTCTTCGTCTTCACGCCCAAGGGCGACGTCATAGCGCTCCCGGCGGGCGCCACCCCGGTGGACTTCGCCTACGCCGTCCACACCGAGGTCGGCCACCGCACCATAGGAGCACGCGTCAACGGCCGGCTCGTTCCGCTGGAGTCGACCCTGGACAACGGCGACCTGGTGGAGGTCTTCACCTCCAAGGCGGCCGGCGCCGGTCCCTCCCGCGACTGGCTCGGCTTCGTCAAGTCCCCGCGCGCCCGCAACAAGATCCGGGCCTGGTTCTCCAAGGAGCGCCGGGACGAGGCGATCGAGCAGGGCAAGGACGCCATCGTCCGCGCGATGCGCAAGCAGAACCTGCCGATCCAGCGCATCCTGACCGGCGACTCCCTGGTCACCCTCGCGCACGAGATGCGCTACTCGGACATCTCCGCGCTGTACGCGGCGATCGGCGAGGGGCACGTCTCCGCGCCGAACATCGTGCAGAAACTGGTGCAGGCGCTCGGCGGCGAGGAGGCGGCCACCGAGGAGATCGACGAGAGCGTGCCGCCCTCGCGCGGACGCTCCCGCAAGCGCCGCTCCAGCGCCGACCCGGGTGTCGTCGTCAAGGGCGTCGACGACGTGTGGGTCAAGCTGGCCCGCTGCTGCACTCCGGTCCCCGGCGACCCGATCATCGGCTTCGTCACGCGGGGTAGTGGCGTATCGGTTCACCGCAGTGACTGCGTCAACGTGGAGTCACTGTCGCGTGAGCCCGAGCGGATCCTCGACGTCGAGTGGGCGCCCACCCAGTCCTCGGTCTTCCTGGTCGCCATCCAGGTCGAGGCCCTGGACCGCTCCCGTCTGCTCTCGGACGTCACACGCGTCCTGTCCGACCAGCACGTCAACATCCTCTCCGCGGCCGTCCAGACCTCCCGCGACCGCGTCGCCACCTCCCGCTTCACCTTCGAGATGGGCGACCCCAAGCACCTGGGGCACGTCCTGAAGGCCGTGCGGGGCGTGGAGGGCGTCTACGACGTCTACCGGGTCACGTCGGCGCGCAGCCGGGCGTAGCCGCCACCGGACGAGTCCGGGGGAAAGACAAGTACAGAGAACGGCTGAGGGCCCCCGTAGGCGCTACGGGGGCCCTCAGCCGTCAGTGGAAGCGTCGCCGGATCCAGGCGAACCCGGATCCGGATCCAGGCGGACCCGGATCAGCCGCCGAACTCCTGGAGGCCCTTCAGAGCCTGGTCCAGGAGCGCCTGGCGGCCCTCAAGCTCCTTCTCGAGCTTGTCGGCCCTGGAGGAGTTGCCCTGGGCGCGGGCCTGCTCGATCTGCCCCCGCAGCTTGTCCACGGCGGCCTGGAGCTGACCGGTCAGACCCTCGGCACGGGCCAGCGCCTCCGGGTTCGTCCGGCGCCACTCGGCCTCCTCGGCCTCCTGGATGGCCCGGTCGACCGTCTGCATCCGGCCCTCCACCCGCGGACGGGCGTCGCGCGGTACATGGCCGATGGTCTCCCAGCGCTCGTTGATCGAGCGGAAGGCTGCGCGGGCGGCCTTCAGATCCGTGATCGGCAGGAGCTTCTCGGCCTCTCCGGCCAGCTCCTCCTTCAGCTTCAGGTTCTCGGCCTGTTCGGCGTCCCGCTCGGCGAACACCGAGCTGCGGGCGGCGAAGAAGACGTCCTGGGCACCGCGGAAGCGGTTCCACAGGTCGTCCTCGTGCTCGCGCTGGGCACGGCCGGCTGCCTTCCACTCCGTCATCAGCTCGCGGTAGCGGGCCGAGGTGGGACCCCAGTCCGTCGAGCCCGACAGCGCCTCGGCCTCGGCGACCAGCCGCTCCTTGGCCTTGCGTGCGTCCTCGCGCTGCGCGTCCAGCTGCGCGAAGTGCGCCTTGCGCCGCTTGGAGAACGCCGACCGGGCGTGCGAGAAGCGGTGCCACAGCTCGTCGTCGGACTTGCGGTCCAGACGCGGCAGCCCCTTCCAGGTGTCCACCAGCGCGCGCAGCCGCTCCCCGGCCGCCCGCCACTGATCGGAACGGGCCAGCTCCTCGGCCTCCGTGACCAGCGCCTCCTTGGAGTGCCGGGCCTCGTCCGCCTGCCGGGCGCGCTGCGCCTTGCGCTCCTCACGGCGTGTCTCGACCGTCCCGACCAGCTTGTCCAGGCGGGCACGCAGCGCGTCCAGGTCGCCGACCGCGTGGTGCGCGTCGATCTGCTCCCGCAGATGGCCGACGGCGGCCTGGGCGTCCTTGGCCGACAGGTCGGTGGTCTGCACTCGCTTCTCGAGGAGGCCGATCTCGACAACCAGGCCCTCGTACTTGCGCTCGAAGTAGGCCAGCGCCTCCTCAGGGGAGCCGGCCTGCCAGGAACCGACGACCTGCTCGCCATCGGCCGTACGCACGTACACGGTCCCCGTCTCGTCGACGCGGCCCCACGGGTCGCTGCTCACAGCGCCTCCTCCACATGATGCCTGCGGAGGGCCTCGAAGCTCCCCCGGGCATCGTCCACAGTTTCGTCACCGCCAACATAGGCGACCGGCGGGTGGCCTGTCCGCATCCAGCGCGACCGAAATTTCCCAGCCGGTCGTCGCTGCCGTCAGGACTTCGTCACCGTCGCCTTGTTGATCACCACGGTCGCGTTCGGGGCGGTGTTGCCCGTCTCCGGATCGGCGGGCTCCGCGCCTGCGTCCGCGATCTTCTTCAGCACCTTCATACCCGACTCGGAGACGGTGCCGAAAGGCGTGTAGCTGGGCGGGAGAGGACTGTCCTGGTACACCAGGAAGAACTGGCTTCCACCGGAGTGCGCCTGCCCCGTGTTGGCCATCGCCACGGTGCCCGCCGGATAGACGTCGCCCTTCAGGCTTTTGTCCTTGAGGTTCTCGTCGGGAATCGTGTATCCGGGACCACCCCGGCCCGTACCCTCCGGGTCGCCGCACTGCAGGACATAGATGCCCTCGGCGGTGAGCCGGTGGCACTTGGTGTGGTCGAAGAAGCCCTTTCCGGCCAGGAAGTCGAAGGAGTTCACGGTGTGCGGTGCCGCGGACGCCTTCAGGTCCAGGTCCATCCCGCCGCACGTGGTGTCGAGCGTCATCGTGTACTTCGCCGACTTGTCGATGGACATCGCCGGTTCCTTGGCCCAGCTCAGCTTCTTCACCGAGCCCGCGGCCGGCTTCGCGCACGGGTCCGGCGCCTTGCTGGTGGCCGAGGCGCTCGGGGTGACCTCGGCGCTCGCGTTGGCCTTGTCGCCCTTGCCGTTCTTCAGCACCCCGGTCGTGTACAGCGCGACACTGCCGATCAGGACCACGCCCAGTACCGACGCGATCACGGAGGTGCGTACGCGTGACTTGCGCCGCGCGGCGGTGCGCCGCTGCTGCTGCCGCAAGAACTTCTCCCGGGCGAGCTGACGCCGCCGCTGCTCCTGGCTGACCACCGCGTTCTCTCCTCATGCGTCTCGTGTGTCCACCGGTCACGGGTGCGTCGCCCGAGGCGGCCACCCGCGTGTGCCCGTACCGTATATGGGTTACCTGAGGATCCGGCAGCGCCGGTAGGCTCTGACAACAGCTGCAGCCGCCCGTAATCGACACAACGAAGGACGATCGTGCTCATTGCCGGGTTCCCCGCCGGGGCCTGGGGGACGAACTGCTACCTCGTCGCCCCCGCCGCCGGTGAGGAGTGCGTGATCATCGACCCCGGCCACCAGGCCGCCCAAGGCGTCGAGGAAGCGGTCAGGAAGCATCGGCTCAAGCCCGTCGCCGTCGTTCTCACCCACGGCCACATCGACCACGTGGCCTCGGTCGTCCCGGTGTGCGGCGCGCACGACGTACCGGCCTGGATCCACCCGGCCGACCGGTACATGATGAGCGACCCCGAGAAGGCGCTCGGCCGGTCCATCGGCATGCCGCTCATGGGCGAGCTGACCGTGGGGGAACCGGACGACGTGAAGGAACTGGCCGACGGCGCCGAGCTGAAGCTGGCCGGCCTGGAGTTCTCCGTCGCGCACGCGCCCGGCCATACCAAGGGGTCGGTGACCTTCCGGATGCCCGGGGCCGCGGACATCCCGCCGGTCTTCTTCTCCGGGGATCTGCTGTTCGCCGGCTCCATCGGACGCACCGACCTGCCCGGCGGTGACACGGCCGAGATGTTCGACTCGCTGGCCCGCGTGTGCCTGCCGCTCGACGACTCGACCGTGGTGCTGTCCGGCCACGGCCCCCAGACGACCATCGGCCGGGAGCGCGCCACCAATCCCTATCTGCGGCAGGTGGCCGCCGGCCCGGGAGCGGACCTGGACGACGCTCCCCGACGAGGAATGTGACGAGAGACCTTCCGTGAGCACCTTCAAGGCCCCCAAGGGCACGTACGACCTGATCCCGCCGGACTCCGCGAAGTACCTGGCGGTCCGCGAGGCGATCGCCGCCCCGCTGCGCAACTCCGGCTACGGCTACATCGAGACCCCCGGCTTCGAGAACGTGGAGCTGTTCGCACGCGGCGTCGGCGAGTCCACCGACATCGTGACCAAGGAGATGTACGCCTTCGAGACCAAGGGCGGCGACAAGCTCGCCCTGCGCCCCGAGGGCACCGCCTCCGTGCTCCGCGCCGCCCTGGAGGCCAACCTCCACAAGGCCGGCAACCTGCCGGTCAAGCTGTGGTACTCCGGCTCCTACTACCGCTACGAGCGCCCCCAGAAGGGCCGTTACCGCCACTTCTCGCAGGTCGGCGCGGAGGCGATCGGGGCGGAGGACCCGGCGCTCGACGCCGAGCTGATCATCCTGGCCGACCAGGCCTACCGTTCGCTGGGCCTGAGCAACTTCCGCATCCTGCTCAACAGTCTGGGCGACAAGGAGTGCCGTCCGGTCTACCGGGCCGCCCTCCAGGACTTCCTGCGCGGCCTGGACCTGGACGAGGACACCCGCACCCGGATCGACATCAACCCGCTGCGCGTCCTGGACGACAAGCGGGAGTCGGTGCAGAAGCAGCTGACGGGCGTCCCGCTGCTGCGCGACTACCTGTGCGACGGCTGCAAGGCGTACCACGAGGAAGTGCGGGCGCTGCTGGAGGCCCAGGGAGTCGCCTTCGAGGACGACGCCAAGCTGGTCCGCGGACTCGACTACTACACCCGCACCACCTTCGAGTTCGTGCACGACGGGCTCGGGTCCCAGTCCGCGGTGGGCGGCGGCGGCCGGTACGACGGCCTGTCCGAGATGATCGGCGGCCCCGCGCTGCCGTCGGTGGGCTGGGCGCTGGGCGTGGACCGTACGGTCCTGGCCCTGGAGGCGGAGGGAGTCGAGCTCCCAATCCCGTCGGCCACCAGCGTGTTCGCGGTCCCGCTCGGCGAGGAGGCACGCCGGGTGCTGTTCGCGAAGGTCTCCGAACTGCGCAAGGTGGGCATCGCCGCCGACTTCTCCTACGGCCACAAGGGCCTCAAGGCCGCCATGAAGGCGGCCAACCGGTCCGGTGCCCGCTTCACGCTCGTCGCCGGTGAGCGCGACCTCGCCGACGGCGTCGTCCAGCTCAAGGAGATGGAGTCCGGAGAGCAGACGGCGATCGCGGTCAACGAGATCGTCGCGGAACTGGAATCCCGCCTCGGCTGACGCTCCTCACGCAAGGGCGCCGGTGCTCGTCCCGGCACCGGCGCCCTTCGCCGTTCCGGCCGCGGCCGCCTCCCGGACTCAGCCCGCCCGCCGGTCCTTCCAGCGGAACGTCAGAAGGCAGAGCACCAGTCCGCCGGCGCACCAGGCCGCGAGCACCAGGGCGATCCGCCCGAACTCCCAGCTCCCCGCCTGTTCCAGCACCCGCGCCGAGTCCGGCAGGAACACCCCGCGCAGGCCCTGGCACAGCCACTTCAGCGGGAAGAGGGCGCCGACGTTCAGCATCCAGCCGGGGAGGGCGTCGACCAGGATGTAGACCCCGGAGATGAACTGGAGCACCAGGAACGGCAGCACGACCACCGAGGCTGCGCTCTTCGCCGACCTGGGCACCGAACTGATCGCGATGCCCAGCAGCGCGCACCCGGTCAGGCCGAGCACGAAGATCCACGCGAAGTGGAACCACCGGGTCGCGTCGGAGGGCAGCCGGACGCCGTACAGCGTGGTGCCGACGAGCAGCAGGATCGCCGTCTCCAGCAGGCCGGTGAAGAGAACCAGCCAGATTTTCCCCAGGAAGTACGCCGTCGGTGGCATCGGCGTGCCGCTCAGCCGGCGCAGCGCCTTCTCGTCCCGTTCGACCGCGATCGATATGCCCAGGGACTGGAAGCTGGTCGACATGATGCCCGAGGCCAGCATCGAGGAGACGTAGAGCTGCGAGGCGGTGACGCCGGTGCCGCTGACGTCGTCGTGGAAGATCGACGCGAACAGGAACAGGAACACCACCGGGAAGGCGAAGGTGAACACCACCTGCTCGCGCTGCCGGAAGAACTGCCTGATCTCCAGGGCGCCCCGGTGCAGCCCGATGCCCCACGCCCCGGGCAGCCGCGCGGCCGCCGCCCCGGCGCGGGTCCGTCCGGCCGTCGAGGTCATCACGCGTCCTCCTGTCCGGTCAGCCGGAGATAGACGTCCTCCAGCGTGGGGCGGCCCACCCGCAGGCCCGGTATCTCTCCGTCGAAGCGGCGCATCAGGCCGGCGACGGTCCTGGTGGGGGTGCCGGTGTGCTCGGTGCGCGGGGTGCCGTCGGGTTCCGTCCACTCGACGGTGGCGCCGGTGGCGTGCCGTTCCCGCAGCTCGCGAGAGGTGCCCTCGGCGACGATCCGGCCCCGGGCGACCACCGCCAGCCGGTCCGCGAGGGCCTCCGCCTCCTCCAGGTAGTGCGTGGTCAGCAGGATCGTCGTGCCCTCCTGCGCGAGCGTGCGGATCAGCGTCCAGAACCGGCGCCGCGCCGCCGGGTCGAAACCGGTCGTCGGCTCGTCCAGGAGCAGCAGCTCCGGCCCGCCGATCACCCCGAGGGCCACGTCCAGCCGACGCCGCTGGCCACCCGACAGCGCCTTGATCCGGCTCCCCGCCTTCGCCTCCAGACCCACCAGGGCGATGACCTCCTCCGGGTCGCGCGGCCGGGGGTAGTACCGGGCGAAGTGCCGCACGGTCTCGCGGACCGTCAACTCGGCGGGCGCCGATTCGTCCTGCCAGACGATTCCGACGCGCGAGCGCCACGCGCGCGTGGCGCTCGCCGGGTCCGCCCCCAGGACCGAGACCTCGCCCGCGTCCCGTGAGCGGTGGCCCTGGATGATCTCCACCGTGGTGCTCTTGCCCGCGCCGTTGGGTCCGAGCAGCCCCAGGACCTCGCCCTTCCTGATCGCCAGGTCCATTCCGTCGACCGCGGTGACGTCCCCGTACCGCTTGCGCAGCCCCCGTACGTCCACCGCGAGTTCGTTTCGCGTCATGGTCCGAGCATCGTCCGGAACCGAACGTTCGGATCCGGCCGTGCACACCTTCGTGTCACCACCTGACGGTGTTCACACACGCACGTGCGGCACAATGGCCGTGCCCGAAGAAGGTCCAACTCACAAGTGACGGAATCGGCGTGATGAGCAAGACGACAGTCAAACACGTCTCCGCGGAGCCCGAGCCGGAGCGCGCGGTGACCGCGCCGCGGACGGTGGGCGGCAGCCGCGCCTTCGCGCTGCTGCTGGTGATCACCGGAGCGGCCGGTCTGCTCGCCGCGTGGATCATCACGATCGACAAGCAGAAGATCCTCGAAGGCAAGCTCAGCGGCAAGACCTTCACCCCGAGCTGCAGCCTCAACCCGATCGTGTCCTGCGGCAGCGTCATGGAGAGCAAGCAGGCCACCGTCTTCGGGTTCCCCAACCCGCTGCTCGGCCTGGTCGCCTACGGCATCGTCATCTGCGTCGGCATGAGCCTGCTCGCCCGCACCACCTTCCCGCGCTGGTACTGGCTGACCTTCAACTTCGGCACGCTCTTCGGCGTCTGCTTCGTCACCTGGCTCCAGTTCCAGTCGCTGTACCGCATCAACGCGCTGTGCCTGTGGTGCTCGCTGGCCTGGGTGGCCACGATCGTCATGTTCTGGTACGTGACCTCCTTCAACATCCGCAACGACTTCCTGCCCGCCCCGCGCCCGGTGAAGAACTTCCTCGCCGAGTTCACCTGGGTGCTGCCGGTCACGCACTGCGGTGTCATCGTCATGCTGATCCTGACCCGCTGGGGCACCAGCCTCTGGGCCTGAGCCGGAGCGGTGATCACCGTCCGGCCACGTTGTCGGTGGTGTGCCATAGGGTTTCAGCGTGGAGCCCGACCTGTTCACCGCCGCAAGTGAAGAACGCCAGGAGAAGGACCCGGCCGCGAGTCCCCTGGCGGTCCGGATGCGCCCGCGCACCCTCGACGAGGTGGTGGGCCAGCAGCACCTGCTCAAGCCGGGCTCGCCGCTGCGCCGACTGGTCGGCGAGGGCGCGGGCGGCCCTGCGGGACCCTCCTCGGTGATCCTGTGGGGCCCGCCCGGCACCGGCAAGACCACCCTGGCGTACGTGGTCTCCAAGGCCACCAATAAGCGCTTCGTGGAGCTGTCGGCGATCACCGCGGGCGTCAAGGAGGTCCGCGCGGTCATCGACGGCGCCCGCCGCGCCTCCGGCGGGTACGGCAAGGAGACTGTCCTCTTCCTGGACGAGATCCACCGTTTCAGCAAGGCCCAGCAGGACTCCCTGCTCCCGGCGGTCGAGAACCGCTGGGTGACCCTGATCGCGGCCACCACGGAGAACCCGTACTTCTCGGTGATCTCCCCGCTGCTCTCCCGCTCGCTCCTGCTCACCCTCGAACCGCTCACCGACGACGACGTGCGCGGTCTGCTCCGCCGCGCGCTCACCGACGAGCGCGGCCTGAGGTCGGCCGTCGGCCTCCCCGAGGACACCGAGAGCCATCTGCTGCGCATCGCCGGCGGCGACGCCCGCCGCGCCCTGACCGCCCTGGAGGCCGCCGCCGGGGCCGCCCTCGACAAGGGCGAGACCGAGATCGGCCTGACCACGCTCGAGGAGACCGTCGACCGGGCCGCGGTGAAGTACGACCGCGACGGCGACCAGCACTACGACGTCGCCAGCGCCCTGATCAAGTCCATCCGAGGCTCCGACGTCGACGCCGCCCTGCACTACCTGGCCCGGATGATCGAGGCCGGCGAGGACCCCCGGTTCATCGCCCGCCGCCTGATGATCTCCGCCAGTGAGGACATCGGGCTGGCCGACCCGCACGCGCTGCCCACGGCGGTCGCCGCCGCCCAGGCCGTCGCCATGATCGGCTTCCCCGAGGCCGCACTGACCCTCAGCCACGCCACCATCGCCCTGGCCCTCGCCCCCAAGTCCAACTCGGCGACCACGGCCATCGGCGCAGCCCTGGACGACGTACGCAAGGGACAGGCCGGAGCGGTCCCGCCCCATCTGCGGGACGGGCACTACAAGGGCGCGGCCAAGCTCGGCCACGCGCAGGGGTACGTCTACCCGCACGACCTGCCCGAGGGCATCGCCGCCCAGCAGTACGCGCCGGACGCCCTGAAGGACCGCGAGTACTACTCCCCGGGACGGCACGGCGCCGAGGCGCGGTACGCGGACGCGGTGGAGTGGACCCGCAAGCACCTCGGTCGGAAGCGGTCCTGAGCGCCCTGTAGACTGCCGGGAAGCGCTGAGTTCCGTGTCCGGAACCCCGAAAGGGGAACCGGCGCCACCAGAGCGGGACATTCAGCCGGAACTCCGCCGTTCCAGGACGGCGGGGATCCAGGAGCGTCGCGCACCGTCGAACGGTGTCGCGGGCAGCCCACCACCACCCGGAGCTCCGGGAGCGGTCGGTGGGCCACTCGCGTGCTGCACGTATGTGCCCAGACCAGGGGAGCGGCTGCCCACCAGGCCCGGCAGGGCCCCGGCGGGTTTCCCCGGCTGCGGATGCGACCTCCCCTAACCCTGGTGAAGCCGTATTCGCACAGAAAAAACGAGGTGTTTGGTTCATGGCGAACCAGTCCCGCCCCAAGGTCAAGAAGTCGCGTGCCCTCGGCATCGCGCTGACCCCGAAGGCCGTCAAGTACTTCGAGGCGCGTCCCTACCCGCCGGGTGAGCACGGCCGTGGCCGCAAGCAGAACTCGGACTACAAGGTCCGTCTGCTGGAGAAGCAGCGTCTGCGTGCTCAGTACGACGTCAGCGAGCGTCAGCTCGTCCGCGCCTACGAGCGTGCCGCCAAGACGTCGATGAAGACCGGTGAAGCCCTGGTCATCGACCTCGAGAAGCGTCTTGACGCCCTGGTGCTGCGTTCGGGCATCGCCCGCACGATCTACCAGGCCCGCCAGATGGTCGTCCACGGCCACATCCAGGTCAACGGCAAGAAGGTCGACAAGCCGTCCTTCCAGGTCCGTCCCGACGACGTGGTCCAGGTCCGCGAGCGCAGCCGCGAGAAGACCCTCTTCCAGGTTTCCCGCGAGGGTGGCTTCGCCCCCGACGGCGAGACCCCGCGCTACCTCCAGGTGAACCTCAAGGCCCTGGCGTTCCGCCTGGACCGCGAGCCGAACCGCAAGGAGATCCCGGTGATCTGCGACGAGCAGCTCGTCGTCGAGTACTACGCCCGCTGATCACCGGCAGGCCGTAGCACCACAGCACCACCCGGCCCGCCGTCTCCCCGCCCTTCCGGGCGGGCGGGACGGCGGGCTCGCTCGTTCCACCGGCGCACGGGCGCGAAATCCGGTACGGAGCCCCACCCCCGGCGCGATAGGCTCGGTGCACGACTTTCTCGATGTACAGGCACGTTTCAGGGAGCGGGTGCGCACAGTGTCCGGTGGAGAGGTGGCCGGGATCCTGGTGGCCGTGTTCTGGGCGATCCTGGTCTCCTTCCTCGCCGTCGCACTGGCGAGGCTGGCCCAGACGCTCAAGGCGACCACCCGGCTCGTGGCGGACGTGACCGACCAGGCAGTTCCGCTGCTGGCCGATGCCTCCCAGGCGGTGCGCTCCGCACAGAGCCAGATCGACCGCGTCGACGCGATCGCCTCCGACGTCCAGGAGGTCACGTCCAACGCCTCCGCGTTGTCGACCACCGTCGCCTCCACCTTCGGCGGTCCGCTGGTCAAGGTCGCGGCCTTCGGATACGGCGTGCGCCG from Streptomyces sp. 6-11-2 encodes:
- a CDS encoding DUF948 domain-containing protein, with product MRTVSGGEVAGILVAVFWAILVSFLAVALARLAQTLKATTRLVADVTDQAVPLLADASQAVRSAQSQIDRVDAIASDVQEVTSNASALSTTVASTFGGPLVKVAAFGYGVRRALGGRKEDVPGKASRRTVIVGRTVPAARRGKRNNREK
- the rpsD gene encoding 30S ribosomal protein S4; translated protein: MANQSRPKVKKSRALGIALTPKAVKYFEARPYPPGEHGRGRKQNSDYKVRLLEKQRLRAQYDVSERQLVRAYERAAKTSMKTGEALVIDLEKRLDALVLRSGIARTIYQARQMVVHGHIQVNGKKVDKPSFQVRPDDVVQVRERSREKTLFQVSREGGFAPDGETPRYLQVNLKALAFRLDREPNRKEIPVICDEQLVVEYYAR